In Armatimonadota bacterium, the sequence CGAAGGCGACGGCGATGCTTCCGCGCTCCTTTCCGCGCTCGCGAATGAGCTGGAGGCCGGTGTGAGTGTCGGGCCGGCGGCGCGAAAGCGGCCGCTGAAGTTCGATCTGGTCGTGCTCAACACGCGGGAGGCGCTGGAGGAACGATCCGACCCCTGGATGCGCACGAAGGCATCCGTCAACGACCGGCTGGAGTTCTACCTCGATCTGAACCCGTCGGACGGAACCGGAGCCATCCATATCAAGGACGAGGAGTACGGCGACGGCCTGTTGAAGGCGTTTGCCCTAGCTTTATAGGCGTGGCGTTTGGCGGCTGCGTTGCAGGCGGCGCCACTCCTGCATCCGCCTGGGAATCCGTGCGGCCAGGTCAGCCATCAGTGGGCATGACTGCAAAGGCGGTCTCACCGGTCTGGAGCATACGCGCCAGGTAGGGGCGACACAGACCGCAGCCGCCACCGCACCCAACCGCGGCGGTAATCTCCGATACCTCCCGCCAGCCGCGCGCCAGCGCCAGGGCATGTAGGGCGGCAAAGGTGTGCGGGTAGCAGAGGCACTGCCGTACCGGCAGTGCCGCGCACGAAGGATCGTCCTGCTCGGTCACGTCTCACTGCCCCGGCTATTCATTGGGAGTGGTGCGGTCAAACATCGCATCGGTTACGGCAGTCTGGCGCAGCGCCTTTACATGCCCATCGGCCCAGACAATATTGGCGAAACCGTTCTCGAGCACGGTCTGTGCAGCCACATTGATCGTCTTGCTCTGGTCGATATGCCGGAAGTCCATCGTCGGCGTACCGTACCACTGGGACGGCGGATCGATG encodes:
- a CDS encoding (2Fe-2S)-binding protein — protein: MTEQDDPSCAALPVRQCLCYPHTFAALHALALARGWREVSEITAAVGCGGGCGLCRPYLARMLQTGETAFAVMPTDG